Proteins encoded together in one Rhizobium bangladeshense window:
- the wrbA gene encoding NAD(P)H:quinone oxidoreductase, whose translation MTKVLVLYYSSYGHIETMAGSIAEGARSAGAEVTIKRVPETVPLELADKAHFKLNQEAPIATAAELADYDAIIVGTGTRFGRMSSQMAAFLDQAGGLWARGALNGKVGAAFASTGTQHGGQETTLFSIITNLMHFGIIIVGLPYSHQGQMSVDEIVGGAPYGATTVAGGDGSRQPTEIDLAGPFHQGEIVARTAAALAAARG comes from the coding sequence ATGACCAAGGTTCTCGTCCTCTACTACTCCTCCTATGGCCACATCGAAACGATGGCAGGGTCGATCGCGGAAGGCGCTCGAAGCGCCGGCGCTGAGGTTACGATCAAGCGCGTCCCGGAAACCGTACCGCTCGAGCTCGCCGATAAGGCCCACTTCAAGCTTAACCAGGAAGCGCCGATTGCGACAGCGGCGGAACTGGCGGATTACGACGCGATCATCGTCGGTACCGGCACCCGCTTCGGGCGGATGTCGTCGCAGATGGCCGCCTTCCTCGACCAGGCCGGTGGCCTGTGGGCCCGCGGAGCTCTCAACGGCAAGGTGGGCGCAGCGTTCGCGTCGACCGGCACCCAGCATGGCGGCCAGGAAACAACCCTGTTTTCGATCATCACCAACCTCATGCACTTCGGCATTATCATCGTCGGCCTGCCCTATAGCCATCAGGGCCAGATGAGCGTGGATGAAATCGTCGGCGGCGCTCCCTATGGTGCAACGACGGTGGCAGGAGGAGACGGATCGCGCCAGCCTACGGAGATCGACCTCGCCGGCCCCTTTCACCAAGGCGAAATTGTTGCCCGCACCGCCGCAGCGCTTGCCGCGGCCCGCGGTTAA
- a CDS encoding DoxX family protein has translation MSYSDAIAQRAETLSQSALVNGIMPLAGRVLLAAIFLLSAISKISDPAGTIGYINMVGLPFPPLAYGAAVVTEIAGSIALILGFQTRIVALILALFSVATALTFHSDLSDLNQFIHFFKNIAMAGGLLQVVAFGAGRYSLDARR, from the coding sequence ATGTCTTATTCCGATGCAATCGCTCAGCGCGCTGAAACTCTTTCCCAGTCGGCCCTCGTCAACGGCATCATGCCCCTCGCCGGCCGCGTTCTTCTCGCCGCAATCTTCCTCCTGTCCGCCATCAGCAAGATTTCGGACCCGGCTGGAACGATCGGCTACATCAATATGGTCGGCCTGCCCTTCCCGCCTTTGGCCTACGGCGCAGCAGTCGTGACCGAGATCGCCGGCAGCATCGCCCTCATCCTCGGCTTCCAGACCCGAATCGTTGCCCTGATCCTCGCTCTGTTCAGCGTTGCCACAGCGCTCACGTTCCATAGCGACCTGAGCGACCTGAACCAGTTCATCCACTTCTTCAAGAACATCGCAATGGCCGGTGGCCTGCTGCAGGTCGTCGCGTTCGGTGCGGGGCGGTACAGCCTCGACGCCCGTCGCTGA
- a CDS encoding putative quinol monooxygenase → MTKLTNIAFIRAQAGKGDLLGAWLNKLATPSRNEPGCINYDVHRSIDDPDMWFVYENWRSKADLDAHFEMPHMKEFVAAIPSLVDGPLDLRHLTMTTEPAHAAP, encoded by the coding sequence ATGACAAAGCTTACGAATATTGCGTTCATTCGGGCTCAAGCTGGTAAGGGCGATCTGCTCGGCGCTTGGCTGAACAAGCTCGCCACGCCCAGCCGAAACGAACCCGGCTGCATTAACTATGACGTTCACCGCTCGATCGACGATCCGGACATGTGGTTCGTTTATGAGAACTGGCGCAGCAAGGCTGATCTCGATGCACATTTCGAGATGCCGCACATGAAGGAATTCGTTGCGGCCATTCCTTCGCTTGTCGATGGGCCGCTTGATTTGCGCCACCTCACGATGACGACGGAGCCTGCTCATGCAGCGCCTTGA
- a CDS encoding LysR family transcriptional regulator, translating into MSDPGQPTLDQLKVFITVVETGSFAAASRKLNRATSVISYTIANLEAQLGVTLFDRLSTKKPQLTLEGRTVLAEAKSVAHGIDNLRAKVKSMLRGVEPEVHLALDVMLPAARVMDALKAFRREFPSVSLRLYVEALGAVTQLVLNRTAAIGVSGPLDVEIVGLERIGVGFVKLIPVASPEHPLAGGSHPPGAARGHIQLVLTDRSPLTQGHEFAVVGNHTWRLADLGAKHMLLKEGIGWGNMPEPMVRDDIEAGRLVQLDLPDCKGGPYRLQAVYRTDTPPGPAGRFLIDHFQSQDVEDPIAIG; encoded by the coding sequence ATGTCAGACCCAGGCCAGCCGACGCTAGATCAGCTAAAAGTCTTCATTACTGTTGTCGAAACGGGGAGTTTCGCGGCCGCATCCCGCAAATTGAACCGAGCAACATCGGTGATCAGCTACACGATCGCCAATCTGGAAGCGCAATTGGGGGTTACGCTCTTTGATCGATTGTCGACAAAGAAACCTCAACTGACTTTGGAGGGCAGAACGGTCCTTGCTGAGGCTAAGAGCGTTGCGCATGGCATCGACAATCTCCGCGCCAAGGTAAAGAGCATGCTCCGGGGCGTGGAGCCGGAGGTTCACCTGGCACTCGACGTCATGCTGCCGGCTGCGCGCGTAATGGATGCGCTGAAGGCGTTTCGAAGGGAGTTTCCCAGCGTGTCGCTGCGACTGTATGTCGAAGCCTTGGGCGCAGTGACCCAACTTGTTTTAAACCGCACCGCGGCGATCGGTGTTAGCGGGCCGCTCGATGTCGAAATAGTTGGTCTCGAGCGCATCGGCGTAGGATTCGTGAAGCTCATACCTGTCGCGTCGCCAGAGCATCCGCTGGCCGGGGGCTCGCATCCACCTGGGGCGGCGCGCGGACACATCCAGCTTGTGCTGACGGACAGATCACCTCTCACACAGGGGCACGAGTTTGCAGTAGTTGGCAATCATACTTGGCGGCTCGCCGACCTGGGCGCCAAGCACATGCTGCTCAAGGAAGGCATCGGTTGGGGCAATATGCCCGAACCGATGGTGCGCGACGACATCGAGGCCGGGAGGCTCGTGCAGCTCGATCTTCCGGACTGCAAGGGTGGCCCCTACAGGCTTCAGGCGGTCTATCGAACTGATACGCCCCCTGGTCCAGCTGGCCGCTTTCTGATCGATCACTTCCAAAGCCAGGATGTTGAGGACCCAATCGCAATAGGCTGA
- a CDS encoding Atu4866 domain-containing protein: MTQQPHPYVGMWVTEDGYIRHELLPNGRYDEARGKRKSAYQGSYVVTGNHIDYVDDTGFTAAGDFVDDVLYHAGMVLRRNVEFSQMA; this comes from the coding sequence ATGACCCAGCAGCCCCACCCTTACGTCGGTATGTGGGTAACCGAGGACGGCTACATCCGCCACGAATTGCTTCCAAACGGCCGATACGACGAGGCTCGCGGAAAACGGAAGAGTGCCTATCAGGGGAGTTACGTCGTGACCGGCAACCATATCGACTATGTCGACGACACCGGCTTCACGGCAGCTGGCGACTTTGTGGATGACGTTCTCTATCATGCCGGAATGGTGCTTCGACGGAACGTTGAGTTCAGCCAAATGGCTTGA
- a CDS encoding oxidoreductase, which produces MTKTWFITGAGRGLGVEVARSALAAGDNVVATARSADSVKKALGGSDRLLALALDVTDREAPKEAVATAVERFGRIDVLVNNAGYGHLGIFEEASEEDIETQFQTNVFGLMRVTRAVLPVMRRQKSGHIINLSSIGGKVAFDLCTLYGTSKFAVEGFSVNLTKDVASFGINVTVVSPGYFRTDFLDPSSVRFAGNRISDYDEVRGAVEAAYKDHSHQQLGDPQKFGPAIVAMASAAKPPMHFLVGSDAVQFARDEIAARSAEMDQWEKLSASTDHQEAAA; this is translated from the coding sequence ATGACGAAGACTTGGTTTATCACAGGCGCTGGTCGCGGTCTCGGTGTTGAAGTCGCGCGCTCAGCCTTAGCCGCCGGCGACAATGTCGTAGCCACTGCGCGCAGCGCTGACAGCGTCAAAAAGGCGCTCGGCGGAAGCGACCGCCTGCTGGCTCTCGCACTCGACGTTACGGATCGGGAGGCTCCGAAAGAAGCCGTCGCGACCGCAGTTGAGCGCTTCGGACGCATTGACGTCCTGGTCAACAATGCAGGCTACGGTCACCTTGGTATCTTCGAGGAGGCCTCCGAGGAAGACATCGAAACGCAGTTCCAGACGAACGTCTTCGGCCTGATGCGCGTCACCCGCGCGGTGCTGCCGGTCATGCGCCGGCAGAAGTCCGGGCATATCATCAATCTGAGCTCGATTGGCGGTAAGGTCGCATTCGACCTCTGCACGCTCTACGGCACGTCGAAGTTCGCCGTCGAAGGGTTCAGCGTCAACCTGACGAAGGATGTCGCCTCGTTCGGCATCAACGTCACGGTCGTGTCGCCGGGTTACTTCAGAACCGACTTCCTCGATCCGAGCTCGGTGCGATTCGCAGGTAACCGGATCTCCGACTACGACGAAGTGCGTGGCGCAGTCGAGGCCGCCTACAAGGATCACAGCCACCAGCAGCTCGGTGACCCTCAAAAGTTCGGCCCCGCGATTGTCGCGATGGCATCCGCGGCGAAGCCGCCGATGCACTTCCTGGTCGGCTCGGACGCCGTTCAGTTTGCCCGCGACGAGATCGCCGCACGCAGCGCCGAAATGGACCAGTGGGAAAAGCTTTCGGCTTCGACCGACCATCAGGAAGCCGCCGCCTGA
- a CDS encoding AraC family transcriptional regulator, giving the protein MIERLARILNENSRHDGVTETEVPRLHILRSVTPTEAIPILHKPAVCFVAQGRKQTTLADHSYLYEPSKFLIVSVDLPISGQILDASPDKPYLCLRLDLEPAAIADVISAAVPGGLRNEEPQRGIAVSDVPTQLLDAVVRFAELLESGRESDRAVLAPLAEREILYRLLLGEQGDRLRQIAMAESKLSQINKAISIIKKNFDKALKIEEIAAQVNMSVSSFHQHFKTVTAMSPLQYQKQIRLQEARWLMIAQALDAATAGFNVGYESPSQFSREYARMFGLPPKKDIEKMKSMPATTWQ; this is encoded by the coding sequence ATGATCGAACGTCTCGCGCGCATCCTCAACGAAAATTCCCGGCACGATGGTGTCACAGAGACTGAGGTGCCTCGGCTTCACATCCTGCGTTCGGTGACGCCGACGGAGGCTATACCGATCCTTCACAAGCCGGCGGTCTGTTTCGTCGCGCAGGGCCGAAAGCAGACAACGCTTGCCGATCATTCCTACCTGTACGAGCCGTCAAAGTTTCTGATCGTCAGCGTCGATCTGCCGATCTCAGGGCAGATACTGGATGCATCGCCTGACAAGCCTTACCTTTGTCTGAGGCTCGATCTGGAGCCGGCCGCAATCGCTGACGTCATCAGTGCCGCGGTGCCTGGCGGCCTGCGCAACGAAGAGCCACAGCGTGGGATCGCAGTCAGCGACGTACCCACGCAACTGCTTGACGCGGTCGTCAGGTTTGCCGAGTTGCTGGAAAGCGGACGTGAGAGCGATCGTGCCGTCCTCGCTCCCCTTGCAGAGCGCGAAATTCTGTACAGGCTTCTGTTGGGTGAACAAGGGGATCGGCTTCGGCAGATCGCCATGGCGGAAAGCAAACTCAGCCAGATCAACAAAGCTATTTCTATCATCAAGAAAAACTTCGACAAGGCTCTAAAGATCGAAGAGATAGCGGCTCAAGTGAATATGAGCGTATCGTCGTTCCACCAGCACTTCAAAACAGTCACCGCGATGAGCCCTCTCCAATATCAGAAGCAAATCCGGCTTCAGGAGGCGCGCTGGCTCATGATCGCCCAGGCATTGGATGCGGCGACCGCTGGATTCAATGTGGGATACGAAAGCCCCTCGCAATTCTCGCGCGAATATGCGCGAATGTTCGGCTTGCCGCCTAAGAAGGACATAGAGAAGATGAAGTCGATGCCAGCGACAACCTGGCAGTAG
- a CDS encoding AraC family transcriptional regulator, translating into MTILKEIAESIEASTGVDGSFSTSMERVFLLRSSQPTGPIYTVYEPSICFVAQGRKLVESGCYRLIYGAGAALAVASPLPVTGQVIEASRNAPFLGVRIELDLDLLRGFHSLTPRKARRNHAASGLTTFRPSQRLENTIHRLLRLLDNPEEMKVLGPLAELEILYHMATNSSPALGQLAVPDTATARTAWAAHYLRVHWREAEALSTVSERLQMTERSLKTNFVALTGHEPAGYQKHLRLQEARRLLSLGAPLLAAAASTGFANARTFQAEYEATFHASPAEDAARLRQLFPAELEE; encoded by the coding sequence ATGACAATCCTCAAAGAGATCGCCGAGTCAATAGAAGCGAGCACGGGCGTAGACGGCAGCTTTTCGACGTCTATGGAGCGTGTATTTCTTCTCCGGTCGTCCCAACCGACCGGCCCGATATACACGGTCTACGAGCCGAGCATTTGCTTCGTGGCGCAGGGCCGTAAGCTGGTCGAAAGTGGTTGCTATCGCCTGATCTATGGCGCGGGCGCGGCTCTCGCCGTCGCGTCGCCGCTTCCGGTTACAGGACAGGTGATAGAGGCTAGCAGGAATGCTCCTTTCCTGGGCGTCCGGATCGAACTGGATCTTGACCTTCTGCGTGGCTTCCATTCCCTCACTCCGCGCAAAGCACGCCGAAATCACGCCGCAAGCGGCCTGACCACCTTCCGACCCTCTCAAAGGCTGGAAAATACAATTCACCGGCTTCTGAGGCTTCTCGATAATCCAGAGGAGATGAAGGTGCTCGGGCCGCTGGCAGAGTTGGAAATCCTCTATCACATGGCGACCAATAGCTCGCCAGCTCTCGGGCAGTTGGCCGTGCCCGATACCGCGACAGCCAGAACAGCCTGGGCGGCGCACTATCTTCGCGTTCACTGGCGCGAGGCAGAGGCGTTGAGTACCGTTTCCGAGCGTTTGCAGATGACCGAGCGGAGCCTCAAGACGAATTTTGTCGCGCTGACGGGCCATGAGCCCGCAGGTTACCAGAAACATCTTCGACTACAGGAAGCAAGACGCCTCCTTTCGCTTGGTGCTCCCCTTCTAGCGGCTGCTGCATCTACCGGCTTCGCAAACGCCAGAACGTTCCAGGCCGAGTACGAGGCCACCTTCCACGCGAGCCCGGCGGAGGATGCAGCTCGCCTGCGCCAACTTTTCCCCGCTGAGCTGGAGGAATAA
- a CDS encoding ABC transporter permease, producing MNNLMREYSVTRLSKLIRRLDPAIATAFACIFLLLIIGSFYSASFLSPEYLLQQLKVASFLGVIATGMMIVVLLGQIDLSVPWSVAVGGMMACAAAAYGPLGEALAIPFGIACGMAIGLANGIGVAYLRIPSMIITLATNAVAQGLMVVYTGGFSPQDSATFAMRYLATGFLLPGLPNAVLIWAVVGAATVFVLNRTTFGRSVYGIGNRESAAYLSGINTRRIVMIAFIASGALSAFGGALLAGYASKAAQSMGDAYLLPSIAAVVLGGTSILGGKGSYLGTVAGVILITLLQSILSVMQMPEAGRQIIYGVVIIAMLLLYGRSPANRQ from the coding sequence ATGAACAACCTAATGCGAGAATACTCAGTGACCCGGCTTTCCAAGTTAATTCGTCGGCTGGACCCGGCCATCGCTACCGCCTTCGCCTGCATTTTCCTGCTGCTCATCATCGGCAGTTTCTATTCGGCGAGTTTCCTGTCGCCGGAATATCTCCTGCAGCAGTTGAAGGTCGCATCCTTTCTTGGCGTCATCGCCACTGGCATGATGATCGTCGTGCTGCTCGGCCAGATCGATCTTTCCGTACCGTGGTCTGTCGCCGTCGGCGGAATGATGGCGTGCGCGGCTGCCGCTTACGGCCCACTCGGCGAGGCTCTGGCCATTCCCTTCGGCATTGCCTGCGGCATGGCGATCGGGCTCGCCAACGGGATCGGCGTCGCCTATTTGCGCATCCCCTCGATGATCATCACGCTGGCGACCAACGCCGTCGCGCAAGGACTGATGGTTGTCTATACTGGCGGCTTCTCGCCGCAGGATTCGGCAACATTTGCGATGCGCTATCTGGCAACCGGCTTCCTTCTCCCCGGGCTACCCAATGCCGTTCTCATCTGGGCGGTCGTCGGCGCCGCAACGGTCTTCGTGCTTAACCGCACGACATTCGGCCGGTCCGTCTATGGTATCGGCAACCGGGAGAGTGCCGCCTATCTTTCCGGTATCAATACCCGCCGGATCGTCATGATCGCCTTCATTGCCTCAGGGGCGCTGAGCGCCTTCGGCGGTGCCCTGCTTGCTGGCTATGCCTCGAAAGCGGCGCAGTCCATGGGCGATGCTTATCTCCTGCCCTCGATCGCCGCCGTCGTCCTCGGCGGAACCTCCATTCTCGGCGGCAAGGGCTCCTATCTCGGCACCGTTGCCGGCGTGATCCTGATTACGCTGCTGCAATCGATTCTCTCCGTCATGCAGATGCCGGAGGCAGGGCGGCAGATCATCTACGGCGTCGTCATCATCGCCATGCTTTTGCTTTACGGCCGCAGCCCGGCCAACCGGCAATAG
- a CDS encoding SDR family NAD(P)-dependent oxidoreductase, with translation MPPLFSNKVVAVTGAGSGIGRAISLGLVREGATVHLADRDAEGLAETADLIRSEEGRAFTIQLDVSSELQIEDWIEQIGSMSGRLDAAFNNAGITGPAKRIEDYPLEDFQRVIAVNLQSVFLGMKYQIPLIKRSGGGSIVNTASVAALTGPGGMSAYAASKHGVQGLTRVVAMENAAHRIRVNAIAPGWTETPMVVANSEQNPGFAALVQTAIPAKRGGKPEEIAAAAIWLASDAASYVTGHMLTVDGGMTIGGFEL, from the coding sequence ATGCCCCCGCTATTCTCAAACAAGGTCGTCGCAGTCACGGGCGCAGGTTCCGGGATTGGTCGGGCGATTTCTCTCGGGCTCGTCCGTGAGGGAGCAACAGTCCATCTCGCCGATCGAGATGCGGAAGGTCTCGCGGAGACCGCGGACCTCATTCGCTCTGAAGAAGGGCGAGCGTTTACAATTCAGCTCGACGTCTCGAGCGAGCTTCAGATCGAGGATTGGATCGAGCAGATCGGCTCTATGTCCGGCCGCCTTGACGCGGCTTTCAACAATGCCGGCATAACAGGGCCTGCGAAGCGGATCGAAGACTATCCGCTTGAAGATTTCCAGCGGGTGATAGCCGTCAACCTCCAGAGCGTGTTTCTCGGGATGAAGTACCAGATCCCACTTATCAAGCGCAGTGGTGGCGGTTCGATCGTGAACACCGCCTCCGTCGCCGCTTTGACTGGACCTGGAGGCATGAGCGCCTACGCCGCCTCCAAACACGGCGTCCAAGGCCTCACCCGCGTCGTGGCGATGGAAAATGCAGCCCATCGCATCCGGGTCAACGCGATCGCCCCCGGCTGGACGGAAACACCGATGGTCGTGGCGAACAGTGAGCAGAACCCCGGTTTTGCGGCGCTTGTACAAACTGCCATTCCCGCCAAACGCGGCGGCAAGCCGGAAGAAATCGCGGCAGCCGCAATATGGCTCGCGTCCGACGCCGCCTCCTATGTCACCGGACACATGCTGACCGTCGACGGCGGCATGACGATCGGTGGATTCGAACTCTGA
- a CDS encoding aldehyde dehydrogenase family protein — protein sequence MANVDIDRVFALHQANVWKMKTSTAAERRARIMRLRDRLLAAGEEVAEAVYKDMGRPKVEMPFDVQNSIDTANEAIEHLDEWMAPAPVRPNIQDPSVKAFVHYEARGTVLILGPWNFPLHLCVEPLISALAAGNSAVIKPASMAPATSAVLAKIVQDVFDESEVAVFEGSSDVANALLEKPFDHVFFTGSPKVGKIIMAAAAKNLTSVTLELGGKNPAIIDETADLDEAASGIVTSRVMNNGQTCLSIDYVLVPESRKKDLIDKMSSVIKDLTYTDGKFDSAKTGRFIDDRNFERVKGYVDDAVERGATIAFGGSSSPNELTMEPTILTEVPADAEIMQDEIFGPVTVVLPYSTVDDALATIQRHGKPLGSLVFSTDEAFVENFIQNTTSGGVSVNSWAGHYFDGSLPFGGVNGSGIGSYHSIYGFKAFSHERAVWQRGVTKVAA from the coding sequence ATGGCAAACGTAGATATCGATCGTGTATTCGCCCTTCACCAGGCGAACGTCTGGAAAATGAAGACAAGCACCGCCGCAGAGCGCAGGGCGCGCATCATGCGCCTTCGGGATAGACTGTTGGCGGCCGGAGAAGAGGTAGCCGAAGCGGTCTACAAGGATATGGGACGCCCGAAAGTCGAAATGCCTTTCGACGTCCAGAATTCCATCGACACCGCTAACGAGGCGATCGAGCATCTGGACGAATGGATGGCACCTGCACCGGTCCGGCCGAATATCCAGGATCCTTCGGTGAAGGCCTTTGTGCATTACGAGGCTCGTGGCACGGTGCTGATCCTCGGCCCCTGGAATTTCCCGCTCCACCTGTGCGTGGAACCGCTGATCAGCGCACTGGCAGCCGGCAATAGCGCGGTGATCAAGCCCGCCAGCATGGCGCCGGCCACGAGTGCCGTTCTCGCCAAGATCGTGCAGGACGTGTTCGACGAATCCGAAGTCGCGGTGTTCGAAGGAAGCTCTGATGTCGCAAACGCATTGCTGGAAAAGCCCTTCGACCATGTCTTCTTCACGGGCAGCCCGAAAGTTGGCAAGATCATCATGGCGGCCGCGGCCAAGAACCTCACCTCGGTCACGCTTGAACTCGGCGGGAAGAACCCCGCCATCATCGACGAGACCGCCGATCTGGACGAGGCGGCTTCCGGCATCGTCACCAGCCGCGTTATGAACAACGGCCAGACGTGCCTGTCGATTGACTACGTTCTGGTTCCAGAATCCAGGAAGAAGGACCTCATCGACAAGATGTCTTCAGTCATCAAGGACCTGACCTATACCGACGGTAAGTTCGACAGCGCCAAGACGGGCAGGTTTATCGATGACCGGAACTTCGAACGCGTCAAGGGCTATGTCGACGATGCCGTCGAGCGCGGCGCGACGATCGCCTTCGGTGGCTCTTCAAGCCCGAACGAACTGACCATGGAGCCGACGATCCTCACCGAGGTCCCCGCGGATGCGGAGATCATGCAGGACGAAATCTTCGGCCCTGTCACGGTCGTGTTGCCGTACAGCACGGTCGACGACGCCCTGGCGACGATCCAGCGTCACGGCAAACCGCTCGGATCGCTCGTATTCTCCACGGATGAAGCCTTTGTCGAGAACTTCATCCAGAACACCACCTCCGGCGGGGTTTCAGTGAACTCGTGGGCCGGGCATTATTTTGATGGCAGTCTTCCATTCGGCGGCGTCAATGGAAGCGGTATCGGGTCCTATCACTCGATCTACGGCTTCAAGGCATTCTCTCACGAGCGCGCTGTCTGGCAGCGTGGCGTCACGAAAGTCGCAGCGTAG
- a CDS encoding pirin family protein, which yields MSYLSNADIEQVILPSTRDLGGFSVRRALPAAMRQMVGPFIFLDSFGPVRFGAGDGIDTRPHPHIGLSTLTYLLEGELLHRDSESYVQSISPGEVNLMVAGSGIVHSERTPEHIRKYGGELTGLQSWIALPKQVEDTAPLFQHLGAGELPTVNGEGINMKLLAGTLHGRRSPATTFSDLFSAEIQLEAGARYRIDGEHTERAIFVVNGAIEIVGQDGTYGPDRLIVFKPDAEIVVKATEPTRFLAFGGEPLPEKRFIRWNFVATDQDRIRHAGKLWRQRQFPGVPGDDEFIPLPDNFN from the coding sequence ATGTCTTACTTGTCGAACGCTGACATTGAGCAGGTCATCCTGCCCTCGACCCGAGACCTCGGCGGCTTTTCCGTTCGCCGGGCACTGCCGGCGGCAATGCGTCAAATGGTCGGGCCGTTCATATTCCTTGACAGCTTCGGTCCGGTACGCTTCGGCGCTGGCGACGGTATCGATACCCGCCCTCACCCGCATATCGGTCTGTCGACCCTCACCTATCTTCTCGAAGGTGAACTTCTGCATCGTGACAGCGAGAGCTACGTGCAGTCGATCAGCCCTGGCGAGGTCAATCTGATGGTCGCCGGCTCCGGCATTGTCCACTCCGAGCGCACGCCGGAGCACATCCGCAAGTACGGTGGCGAGCTCACGGGTCTGCAGAGCTGGATCGCCCTTCCGAAACAGGTCGAGGACACAGCACCCCTCTTTCAGCACCTTGGCGCCGGCGAACTGCCGACGGTCAACGGCGAGGGCATCAACATGAAGCTTCTCGCGGGCACCCTGCACGGCCGGCGCTCACCTGCCACGACCTTTTCAGATCTCTTTTCAGCAGAGATTCAACTCGAGGCTGGGGCTCGCTACAGGATTGACGGCGAGCACACTGAGCGCGCGATCTTCGTCGTCAACGGCGCCATCGAGATCGTTGGCCAGGACGGCACCTACGGCCCGGATCGCCTCATCGTGTTCAAGCCCGACGCCGAGATCGTGGTGAAGGCAACAGAGCCAACCCGGTTTCTTGCGTTCGGAGGAGAGCCTCTTCCGGAGAAGCGGTTCATCCGCTGGAATTTCGTGGCCACGGATCAAGACCGCATTCGCCATGCGGGCAAGCTGTGGCGCCAACGGCAATTTCCCGGCGTACCGGGCGACGACGAGTTCATTCCCCTCCCCGACAACTTCAACTGA
- a CDS encoding ester cyclase has translation MSDQNEAYKAVVRRNTLEVQSGGNFELFDELFADDFLDHTPQPGGTPDKEGARRLYHALREAFPDFRADIHWQAVDGDIVTTFKTYHGTHQGVVLGIEPTGRKIKFETVDAMRIRNGQIVEHWGVANLYYLLQQLDALPPSAPKIPEVQGQPS, from the coding sequence ATGTCAGATCAGAACGAAGCATATAAAGCAGTCGTCCGCCGCAACACACTCGAAGTGCAGTCCGGCGGCAATTTCGAGCTGTTCGACGAACTGTTCGCCGACGACTTCCTGGACCACACGCCGCAACCAGGCGGGACGCCGGATAAAGAAGGCGCGCGCCGCCTTTATCATGCCCTGCGCGAGGCCTTTCCGGACTTCCGTGCCGATATTCACTGGCAGGCGGTCGACGGCGATATCGTCACGACCTTCAAGACCTATCATGGCACCCACCAGGGCGTGGTTCTCGGGATCGAGCCTACGGGCCGCAAGATCAAGTTCGAAACCGTCGATGCCATGCGCATCCGCAACGGTCAGATCGTGGAACACTGGGGTGTCGCCAACCTCTACTATCTTCTGCAGCAACTCGACGCCCTGCCTCCTTCGGCGCCGAAAATCCCTGAAGTCCAAGGACAACCGTCATGA